In Calothrix sp. PCC 7507, one DNA window encodes the following:
- a CDS encoding pentapeptide repeat-containing protein — MAQLSQVWQLLRNYFRGTGPEEMSHKTSPEAEAVLPLRKIIPEPDKSLQTSQEHLLASLLPQRLQKSLEEWTKPSHGLTLNTSEMQPIISVDAHRLNTKKHRQLHQEIYDVLGNGALTTEIVAQVMDLLTKSKKFRPVQLFQSLEDFYRRWCQGEFLDAPPSDNLPQKKMLHMAAQGIVMGLRQVDIYTGLNVLILLLELHRYAQQQNELQPQINFYPSSQPDTESFFTSQLLRVIHYSDAIEIGNFSSIVGEFLRGGNFRGAYLGDANLTGANFSGANLSGAYLGDANLTGVNFSGANLSGANLGDANLSGANLSNANLSHADLSSANLSGANLTNTDLNRTNLSSADLSSADLSSTNLNSADLSSANLKDANLSSADLSHTHLFGANLSDANLSGVNLSHADLCRADLSGADMSKAILNGTNLSDTILFSTNLSDAILIAADLSYAKLNGAKLNYARLNGAMFLGADLSGVDLSGVILNDADLSGVLLSEADLSDADLSDAILFGTDLSYANLNRANLSGSNLSGALLNGADLSHTNLSCAILGGADVSDANLEEMTWGEKQQWEGVRGLETALNVPEALKEQLGLS; from the coding sequence ATGGCACAATTATCTCAAGTTTGGCAGCTTTTGAGAAATTACTTCAGGGGTACAGGACCAGAAGAGATGTCACACAAAACATCTCCAGAAGCCGAAGCAGTTTTACCTCTAAGAAAAATTATTCCCGAGCCAGATAAAAGTCTTCAGACTTCTCAAGAACATTTGCTGGCATCTTTATTGCCACAACGACTGCAAAAAAGCTTAGAAGAATGGACAAAACCCAGTCATGGGTTGACGTTGAATACAAGCGAGATGCAACCTATCATCAGCGTAGATGCACACCGGCTAAATACAAAGAAGCATCGCCAACTGCATCAAGAGATTTATGATGTCCTAGGCAATGGTGCGCTGACAACTGAAATCGTTGCTCAAGTAATGGACTTGCTGACTAAGAGTAAAAAATTTCGTCCAGTGCAGCTATTCCAATCCTTAGAAGATTTTTATCGCCGCTGGTGTCAAGGCGAATTTCTGGATGCTCCACCTAGTGATAATTTACCTCAGAAAAAAATGCTTCACATGGCAGCACAAGGTATTGTCATGGGACTAAGACAAGTAGATATATATACAGGTCTTAACGTACTAATTTTACTCTTGGAGTTACACCGCTATGCTCAACAGCAAAATGAACTCCAGCCACAGATTAACTTCTATCCATCCTCTCAACCAGACACAGAAAGTTTCTTCACATCCCAACTACTCCGCGTTATTCACTACAGCGATGCTATTGAAATTGGCAATTTTAGCAGCATAGTCGGGGAATTTCTGAGAGGCGGCAACTTTAGGGGTGCTTATCTAGGGGATGCTAACTTAACAGGTGCCAATTTCAGCGGTGCTAACCTCAGCGGTGCTTACCTAGGAGATGCTAATCTCACAGGTGTCAACTTCAGCGGTGCCAACCTTTCTGGGGCAAACCTTGGTGATGCTAACCTCAGCGGTGCCAACCTTAGCAATGCCAACCTCAGCCACGCTGACCTCAGCAGTGCCAACCTTAGCGGTGCTAACCTCACTAATACTGACCTCAATCGCACCAACCTTAGCAGCGCCGACCTTAGCAGCGCCGACCTTAGCAGCACCAACCTGAATAGTGCTGACCTCAGCAGTGCTAATCTTAAGGACGCCAATCTCAGCAGTGCTGATCTCAGTCACACTCACCTGTTTGGTGCTAACCTCAGTGATGCCAACCTCAGTGGTGTGAATTTGAGCCATGCTGACCTTTGCCGCGCCGACCTGAGTGGTGCTGATATGAGTAAGGCTATCCTTAACGGTACTAACCTCAGCGACACAATTCTGTTCAGTACTAACCTCAGTGATGCCATTCTCATCGCCGCTGACCTCAGCTACGCAAAACTTAACGGCGCAAAACTCAACTATGCCAGACTCAACGGCGCAATGTTCTTGGGTGCTGACCTCAGCGGTGTAGACCTCAGTGGGGTGATTCTCAACGATGCCGACCTCAGTGGAGTACTGCTAAGTGAAGCCGACCTTAGCGATGCTGACCTTAGTGATGCAATACTCTTTGGCACTGACCTCAGCTATGCTAACCTGAACAGAGCTAACCTCAGTGGTAGCAATCTCAGCGGTGCCCTGCTCAATGGTGCTGACCTCAGTCATACCAACCTTAGCTGCGCTATTCTTGGCGGTGCTGATGTGAGTGATGCCAACCTAGAAGAAATGACTTGGGGTGAGAAGCAGCAATGGGAAGGAGTGCGGGGATTAGAGACGGCATTGAATGTGCCAGAAGCATTAAAAGAACAACTGGGGTTGAGTTAA
- a CDS encoding pentapeptide repeat-containing protein: protein MKKRLSQIWNQFQELFSVEESLNTTIKPGKAVLVAAVTLKEQGASIEALKPLLQNSSSLLDVLCLPIAQVVSTGLPFVPTGTALLKLASEIQEQDLALEDFVFIVSQAAYLESVKEILSLYANVNWDANHNVAEAVKKQLQKLGELELDYQDFIDVLLCFHESKLAAAFNQVLSVRLQSTRFHQSSINRLTQRIAWNTYRYIIPARIDSRDILKNLPRPAFGNWRQEEEKFHSIDKYLQEYIAQQPREKVFDEQFCFTDIYVPLKAREVDADGYEKWEAFDLKTWAEKILNDEIPHKQRQVMFIQAGPGKGKSVFCRMFAAWVNRNLHPVWTPILIRLRDIKIFENNFEDTLKAAVDRSFATSDRGWLIDKNTRFLFLLDGFDELLLESKTSESLKDFLRQVAAFQELCQQTSEKGHQILITGRTLALQGIERLMPGNLDRVEIQLMDNEVQQQWFHKWSNLVGADKTTEFQQFLQNKHCPERVRQLSQEPLLLYLLAAMHRDGEINIDMFNDAQTTKAKIQIYQKSLDWVLTKQRPASLNHQIAELETDDLQQILKQAGLCVIQSGGQVAPVAMIEERLKDHKSAQALIEKARNSQDDHPLRQVLATFYLKQSANSKEGSVEFTHKSFSEFLCAVKLIENIEDWTQPGSRGREFNLATQQMDEQIYDLLGYGGLTPEIVGYLMELLKESHAFRPLQLFQRLQDFYIRWCNGEFIDSFTINLPQIKAQQLQRHEIRFGQRQVDIYAGLNVMILLLELHRYAQEKVAFSQQITFYPSGQPTGALSWTDQLLRIINYSNCIQRGNFNSVVGQFLGGADLSGANLSDADLSLANLSHANLSDADLSGGNFSRANLSGANLSVANLSRANLSGTNFSRANLSGANLSGADLSTANLSRANLNGVYLSRANLNRANLSGANFSRADLSRANLSGADLSGADLSGADLSDANLNRANLSRANLKRANLSDANLSSANLSGDNLSRANLSRANLSDANLGDEFFKAIHWDEDTNWQDVQGLDKAINLPAVLKQQLGLN from the coding sequence ATGAAAAAGCGTCTATCGCAAATCTGGAATCAGTTTCAGGAATTATTCTCTGTGGAAGAGAGTTTGAACACAACAATCAAGCCAGGTAAGGCAGTTTTAGTAGCGGCCGTAACCTTGAAAGAACAAGGTGCCAGCATAGAAGCCTTAAAACCCCTGTTACAAAATTCATCTTCATTATTAGATGTATTGTGCTTACCGATCGCCCAAGTGGTTAGTACAGGGTTGCCATTTGTGCCAACTGGCACTGCTTTATTGAAACTAGCTAGCGAAATCCAGGAGCAAGACTTAGCTTTAGAAGATTTTGTCTTTATAGTTAGTCAAGCAGCTTATTTAGAAAGTGTCAAGGAAATTTTATCTTTATATGCAAATGTTAATTGGGATGCTAATCACAATGTTGCTGAAGCAGTCAAAAAACAACTGCAAAAACTCGGTGAGTTGGAATTAGACTATCAAGATTTTATCGATGTTCTTCTTTGTTTCCATGAATCGAAATTAGCAGCAGCATTTAACCAAGTATTATCAGTACGGCTGCAATCTACCAGATTTCACCAAAGTTCCATTAATCGCTTAACACAGCGCATAGCTTGGAATACTTATCGCTACATCATTCCCGCCCGCATAGATTCCAGGGATATCCTCAAAAATCTGCCTCGACCAGCTTTTGGTAACTGGCGACAAGAAGAGGAAAAGTTTCACAGCATCGATAAATATCTGCAAGAATATATTGCTCAACAACCGAGGGAAAAAGTTTTTGATGAACAATTTTGTTTTACAGATATTTATGTACCACTAAAAGCTAGAGAAGTAGATGCTGATGGTTATGAAAAATGGGAAGCCTTTGACTTAAAAACTTGGGCAGAAAAAATTTTAAATGACGAAATTCCTCATAAACAGCGCCAAGTGATGTTTATCCAAGCTGGCCCAGGCAAAGGTAAAAGCGTTTTTTGTCGGATGTTTGCTGCTTGGGTAAACCGCAATTTACATCCAGTATGGACACCAATTTTGATTCGCTTGCGTGATATTAAAATATTTGAAAATAACTTTGAAGATACTCTGAAAGCCGCAGTAGACAGGAGTTTTGCTACAAGCGATCGCGGTTGGTTGATTGATAAAAATACCCGATTTTTATTCTTGCTTGATGGCTTTGATGAATTACTATTAGAATCTAAAACTAGTGAAAGTTTAAAAGATTTTCTCAGGCAAGTAGCAGCATTTCAAGAACTGTGTCAGCAGACTTCAGAAAAAGGTCATCAAATTTTAATTACTGGCAGGACTTTGGCGTTGCAAGGTATTGAACGCCTCATGCCAGGAAATTTAGACCGTGTGGAAATTCAGCTGATGGATAATGAAGTTCAACAGCAGTGGTTTCATAAGTGGTCAAATTTAGTTGGTGCAGATAAAACTACAGAATTTCAGCAGTTTTTGCAAAATAAACACTGTCCAGAACGAGTGCGGCAATTATCACAAGAACCTCTATTGCTGTATTTATTAGCAGCAATGCATCGGGATGGCGAAATAAATATAGATATGTTTAATGATGCCCAAACTACTAAAGCAAAAATTCAGATTTATCAAAAGTCATTAGATTGGGTGCTGACAAAACAACGTCCAGCATCTCTCAATCATCAAATAGCAGAACTGGAGACTGATGATTTACAACAAATCCTCAAACAAGCTGGTTTATGTGTAATTCAGTCTGGTGGACAAGTTGCTCCAGTTGCAATGATTGAAGAACGCTTGAAGGATCATAAAAGCGCTCAGGCTTTAATTGAGAAAGCGAGAAATAGCCAAGATGACCATCCCCTGAGACAAGTATTAGCCACTTTTTATCTCAAGCAATCTGCTAATAGCAAAGAAGGTTCAGTAGAATTTACCCACAAAAGTTTTAGCGAATTTTTATGTGCTGTTAAACTCATAGAAAATATCGAAGACTGGACACAACCAGGCAGTAGAGGTAGAGAGTTTAATTTAGCAACTCAGCAGATGGATGAGCAAATTTATGATCTGCTTGGTTATGGAGGATTAACGCCAGAAATTGTGGGATATCTCATGGAGTTGCTCAAAGAAAGTCATGCATTTAGACCTTTGCAACTATTTCAACGATTGCAAGATTTTTATATTCGCTGGTGCAATGGAGAATTTATCGATTCATTTACGATAAATTTGCCCCAAATCAAAGCACAGCAATTACAAAGGCATGAAATCCGGTTTGGTCAACGTCAGGTTGATATTTATGCTGGGTTGAATGTGATGATTTTGCTTTTGGAATTGCACCGTTATGCTCAAGAAAAAGTTGCATTCTCACAACAAATAACTTTCTATCCATCTGGTCAACCCACAGGTGCATTGTCTTGGACAGACCAATTACTGCGGATTATTAATTATAGTAACTGCATTCAGCGGGGGAATTTTAATAGTGTAGTTGGTCAGTTTCTGGGCGGTGCAGACTTGAGTGGCGCTAATCTTAGCGATGCAGACCTCAGCCTTGCTAATCTCAGCCACGCTAACCTCAGTGATGCAGACCTGAGTGGTGGTAACTTTAGCCGTGCTAATCTCAGTGGCGCTAACCTCAGTGTCGCTAATCTTAGCCGTGCTAATTTAAGCGGTACTAATTTCAGTCGCGCTAACCTCAGTGGCGCTAATCTGAGTGGTGCAGACCTCAGCACTGCAAACCTTAGCCGCGCCAACCTCAATGGCGTTTACCTCAGCCGCGCTAATCTGAATCGCGCCAACCTCAGTGGTGCGAACTTCAGCCGTGCAGACCTCAGCCGCGCCAACCTTAGCGGTGCAGACCTCAGTGGTGCAGATTTGAGTGGCGCGGACCTCAGCGACGCTAACCTCAACCGTGCTAACCTCAGCCGTGCTAACCTCAAACGCGCCAACCTCAGTGATGCTAACCTTAGTAGTGCCAACCTGAGTGGTGATAACCTCAGCCGCGCTAACCTCAGTCGTGCTAACCTCAGCGATGCCAATCTCGGAGATGAATTCTTCAAAGCTATACACTGGGACGAAGATACAAACTGGCAAGATGTCCAAGGATTGGATAAAGCAATTAATCTCCCAGCAGTCTTAAAGCAACAGTTAGGACTGAATTAA
- a CDS encoding DUF4351 domain-containing protein gives MRLQVSSLPLPVLEDWSEALLDFTSLADLQVWLAAR, from the coding sequence ATGCGCCTTCAAGTTTCCAGTTTACCTTTACCTGTTCTCGAAGATTGGAGCGAAGCACTGTTAGATTTTACCAGTTTGGCTGATTTACAGGTTTGGTTAGCAGCCCGATAA
- a CDS encoding class I SAM-dependent methyltransferase — MPKQTIGLDDQLYNYLLSVSLREPEILQKLRQETASHPRSGMQISPEQGQFLALLIQLIGAKKTLEVGVFTGYSSTVVALALPADGKIIAADVSEEFTAIARRYWQLAGVADKIDLRLAPGLETLDHLLATGQAETFDFAFIDADKENYDGYYERALQLVRPGGLIAIDNVLWSGRVADPQIQDESTQIIRALNEKLHHDQRVTLSLVPIADGLTLAIKRP; from the coding sequence ATGCCAAAACAGACTATCGGTCTTGATGACCAACTCTACAATTATTTGCTCTCAGTTTCACTGCGGGAACCAGAGATTCTCCAGAAATTGCGTCAAGAAACAGCCAGCCATCCTAGAAGTGGGATGCAGATATCGCCTGAACAAGGGCAATTTTTAGCGCTGCTAATCCAGTTAATTGGAGCCAAGAAAACCCTAGAAGTAGGCGTATTCACAGGTTATAGCTCCACTGTCGTCGCCTTAGCGTTACCTGCGGATGGTAAGATTATCGCGGCTGATGTGAGTGAAGAATTTACAGCGATCGCCCGGCGCTATTGGCAGCTAGCAGGTGTAGCCGATAAAATCGATTTGCGATTAGCACCGGGTTTAGAAACTTTAGATCACCTATTGGCAACTGGACAAGCCGAAACATTCGACTTTGCCTTTATCGATGCCGATAAAGAAAATTATGATGGATATTACGAGCGAGCATTACAATTAGTGCGTCCAGGAGGCTTAATTGCCATTGATAATGTTTTGTGGTCTGGACGAGTTGCTGATCCCCAAATTCAAGATGAAAGTACCCAAATTATCCGTGCGCTCAACGAAAAATTACACCACGATCAACGAGTAACCCTCTCCCTTGTACCAATCGCCGATGGACTCACCTTAGCCATCAAAAGACCTTAG
- a CDS encoding cysteine desulfurase family protein, whose protein sequence is MQIYLDYSATTPPRSEAIALLQTVLTQQWGNPSSLHEWGNRAATIVEQARIQVAGLINAPVPESIIFTSGGTEADNLAIMGVARLYSAPQHMIISSVEHSAIYEPIRSLERWGWEVTRLGVDGKGRVNPLDLQAALRDNTVLVSVIYGQSEVGTVQPIAELGNIARTHGVLFHTDAVQAAGRLPIDVQQLPVDLLSLSSHKLYGPQGAGALYVRSGVELWPLLGGGGQEMGLRSGTQAVPIIAGFGVAAELAAQEMAQETPRLIALRDRAFAQLADVPGLIPTGDRYHRLPHHVSFSLASADGEKLSGKTLVRHMNLAGIGISAGSACHSGKLSPSPILLAMGYSEQAALGGIRLTLGRDTTEADVDWTAMVLKQVLQRLIPDLSPATK, encoded by the coding sequence ATGCAAATATATCTAGATTACAGTGCTACTACTCCCCCTCGCTCAGAAGCGATCGCTCTTCTGCAAACAGTCCTCACTCAACAGTGGGGAAACCCTTCTAGTTTGCATGAGTGGGGAAACCGAGCGGCAACAATTGTAGAACAAGCCAGAATCCAAGTGGCAGGATTAATTAACGCCCCGGTTCCCGAATCGATAATTTTTACCTCTGGTGGCACAGAGGCAGATAATCTGGCAATTATGGGTGTTGCTCGGTTGTATTCCGCGCCTCAACACATGATTATTTCTAGCGTTGAACATTCCGCAATTTATGAACCAATACGATCGCTAGAAAGATGGGGGTGGGAGGTGACGCGCCTGGGTGTGGATGGTAAAGGCAGAGTCAATCCCCTAGATTTACAAGCTGCATTACGAGATAATACTGTGTTAGTCTCTGTGATTTACGGTCAAAGCGAAGTTGGCACAGTACAACCGATCGCCGAACTAGGAAATATTGCCCGCACTCATGGCGTATTGTTTCATACAGATGCAGTGCAAGCAGCAGGACGATTACCGATTGATGTGCAACAATTGCCTGTAGATTTATTGAGTCTTTCTAGTCATAAATTATATGGGCCGCAAGGTGCAGGGGCGCTATATGTGCGTTCTGGAGTAGAATTATGGCCTCTGCTGGGTGGTGGTGGACAAGAAATGGGATTGCGTTCGGGTACGCAAGCAGTACCGATAATTGCTGGTTTTGGTGTAGCAGCAGAGTTAGCAGCGCAAGAAATGGCGCAAGAAACACCAAGATTGATTGCGTTACGCGATCGCGCCTTTGCCCAATTAGCTGACGTTCCTGGTTTAATTCCTACAGGCGATCGCTACCATCGTTTACCGCACCATGTCAGTTTTTCTCTAGCATCCGCCGATGGAGAAAAACTCAGTGGTAAAACTTTAGTGCGACACATGAATTTAGCTGGTATTGGCATTAGCGCCGGCTCGGCCTGTCACAGTGGTAAACTTAGCCCCAGTCCCATACTCTTAGCAATGGGTTATTCAGAACAAGCCGCCTTGGGTGGAATTCGCCTGACTCTGGGGCGTGACACTACTGAAGCCGATGTCGATTGGACAGCGATGGTGTTAAAGCAAGTTTTGCAACGGCTGATACCAGATTTATCGCCAGCTACGAAGTGA
- a CDS encoding fasciclin domain-containing protein, producing the protein MGSSFRRSSVRSTLLALGIAATTITAVFISAPASSQNTVPSIAQVPTSTATLSDVSSDYWASPFIQALASRSVVTGFPDGTFRPNQPVTRAEFAVLIQKAFNQNPVRQLSAGGFSDVPANYWAAAAIQKAYETGFLSGYPGNVFRPNQQIPKVEAIVALTSGLRLTTSDAASNVLSTYYTDASAIPSYAVNNVAAATQANIVVNYPNVQQLNPLTPLTRAEAAAILYQALVKQGQLQPLASNVAATNYIVGRTAGTTPTGTDIVSLAASSNSFTTLTSLLKTAGLTDTLQQAGPYTVFAPTDQAFAALPAGTLQKLEQPENREILIKILRYHVLPGQLTASQLTNGQIKTIEDTPVNIKVDQAGNQISVNDATVIQANVQASNGVIHAINQVLIPPNVIGQLSPGGTNPGNTTGEVTPGRTTLGGPSYIGVGGNIGLLGTNALSVGNFSVISKIGLTRNISVRPSAIFGDNTLILVPVTLDFAPQTSAEAAGRRFPIAPFVGAGVAIDTTNETDLALLLTGGVDVPLGSRFTATGAVNAAFFDETSVGLTLGVGYNF; encoded by the coding sequence ATGGGTAGTTCGTTTCGTCGATCATCAGTTAGAAGTACTTTGCTAGCACTGGGAATTGCAGCAACGACAATTACTGCAGTTTTCATTTCTGCGCCAGCTTCATCTCAAAACACTGTTCCCAGTATCGCCCAAGTGCCGACTTCTACAGCCACTTTGTCTGATGTAAGTTCAGATTATTGGGCGAGTCCATTTATTCAAGCCTTAGCTAGCAGAAGTGTAGTCACTGGCTTTCCTGATGGAACTTTTAGGCCGAATCAGCCTGTGACTCGCGCTGAATTTGCAGTATTAATTCAAAAAGCTTTTAACCAAAACCCGGTTCGACAATTAAGTGCGGGTGGCTTTAGTGACGTTCCGGCTAACTACTGGGCGGCTGCTGCAATTCAGAAAGCTTATGAAACTGGGTTTCTATCTGGATACCCTGGGAATGTGTTTCGACCAAATCAACAAATTCCTAAAGTAGAGGCGATCGTAGCTTTAACAAGTGGCTTGCGTTTGACTACTAGCGATGCTGCATCTAATGTTCTCAGTACTTACTACACAGATGCTTCAGCTATCCCCAGCTACGCCGTTAATAATGTCGCTGCGGCAACACAAGCTAATATTGTTGTCAACTATCCCAATGTTCAACAACTCAATCCGCTGACACCGCTAACTCGTGCGGAAGCAGCAGCAATTTTATATCAAGCTTTAGTGAAACAGGGACAGTTACAACCCCTAGCTAGCAATGTTGCAGCTACAAATTATATTGTGGGGAGAACAGCTGGCACTACTCCCACTGGAACTGATATTGTTTCCTTAGCTGCATCTAGTAATTCTTTTACAACTCTGACTTCTTTATTAAAGACAGCAGGTTTAACAGATACTTTACAACAAGCAGGCCCTTATACAGTTTTTGCTCCCACTGATCAAGCATTTGCTGCTTTACCTGCAGGGACTCTGCAAAAGTTAGAGCAACCAGAAAATAGAGAGATATTGATCAAAATTTTGAGATATCATGTGCTTCCTGGTCAACTAACTGCTAGTCAACTGACAAATGGGCAAATAAAAACGATTGAGGACACACCCGTAAATATTAAGGTTGATCAAGCTGGTAATCAAATTTCAGTCAATGATGCCACAGTTATCCAGGCGAATGTCCAAGCTAGTAATGGCGTAATTCATGCAATTAACCAAGTCCTGATACCACCTAATGTGATTGGTCAGCTATCACCAGGGGGAACTAATCCAGGAAACACTACTGGTGAGGTTACACCAGGTAGAACTACCTTGGGTGGCCCTAGCTATATAGGGGTAGGTGGTAACATTGGTCTACTTGGTACTAATGCTTTGAGTGTAGGAAACTTCTCGGTGATCAGTAAAATCGGACTGACACGTAATATATCGGTGCGCCCCTCGGCAATTTTTGGGGATAATACCTTAATTCTAGTACCAGTAACTTTGGATTTTGCCCCACAAACCTCTGCTGAAGCTGCTGGACGTAGGTTCCCCATCGCTCCTTTTGTCGGTGCTGGCGTAGCTATTGATACTACAAATGAAACGGATCTGGCTTTGTTGTTAACTGGTGGTGTGGACGTTCCTTTAGGTTCTCGATTTACAGCTACAGGTGCTGTGAATGCAGCCTTTTTTGATGAAACTAGTGTCGGTTTAACTTTAGGAGTTGGTTACAATTTCTAA